CTGAGGGAATGAAATAGCCCCGCCCGGATTCGAACCGAGGTCCATGCCTCCAAAGGGCACGATGATTGGCCGCTACACTACGGGGCTGTGGGGGAAAAGAGAATAAAGGGTCTTTATAAATATTTACTTTATTGCTTTTGGCTTCCAGAGCTCAAGAGCTTCTTCTTCCATAAAATGGAGTTTTCCAGGGACAATCAAACAATAGGGAGGCTGTCCAAATGGTGCAGTGGAAAGTTCTTCCCTAGTTCCATAGACAATTGTTGGATGATCTGAGCCAAGCCGAGCGCATCCGATACTTTTGGTTTGTTTGGTAAAGATCTTTTTCTGTCCTGTTTTGAGGATTGAGCTCTGTTTCAGGATATACGTAAGTGCGTCACTGATGGTAACAAATTTCTTCTCCTCAAGATTAAGATCAAGTAAGAATAGCGTATGTAGTCCGAGGGAAAGGTTGTCCTTGAGTACTCTCAGCGGAGTTTCGACCTGTTCGTGCGAAAAGGGAATGCTTGTTACCTTACCAAATTTATAGATCTGCAACCCAGTTATCCCTACGGCAGTAAGCACCGATGCATTATGGACAATAATGCAGGGAATACCCATTGCTGTTGCTTCAAGATATAAGCTCATATGGGTTGTGGCAGCCAATGGATCACCAACCACTAAAAAGGCTGTGTCCATTTTTTGGGCATCGGCAAGAATCGTTTCTCTACTGTGGTGCTCAACCATCTCTCGGTTAGCCACTTTAACGGATTTTCCATAAACCTGCTCAAGTTTTTCCACTGGACAGCTCAACAGCGAAGTGTAATGCTCAAGGTATAGGTGCTGACATTTTTTGATGATTGCTCTTCCACGTACCGAAATATCGTTTTCATCATACAAGCCGAGTCCAATCAAATACAGGGTCATGGCACAGGCAAGGAAGCTTTAGTTTAAAATATTTTGTAAAATAATACTTGGTTGCATGGCAAAATATGAATTGATTATGCAACCCAGCATCGAAAAGGATACCTTTTTATTTTTCAAGCGATTCCCTGTTGCTCAGATGTATTATTTGCTAGCATTAACGAAAGGGGGGTATTTGAATGGCTACATACACTGAGCAGACTGCGCACCAAGAAGATCGTACGTTAGTTTACCACCAATGTTCACGGCTTGATGGTCTTTTTACTCGTAAAGAACTTCGTGAAAGGGGTCATGTTCCGCAACATGACACCAACGCACTGCATTACAGTGGCGGATGGTTCGAGGGCATTGCAACCGAAAACACCCCAGAGTATGTTGTTTTTCCCACCCTTCATGCAAATGCACAACGTGCAGTCCAGTCAGCAGAATTTCTTTTCATGACTCCACCACCAGCAAATCGTGCTAGGCTTATTTATGATTGGGTTCGTGAACAACATGGTGAGGCTTATCACGAAATGCTTGCAGCACAAGAACATGAAAAAGGTCAGCGTTCCTATACTTTACAGCCCCTGAAACCTTGGGATGAAGGAACTCTTATCTTTCGCGACTTTACTCCTGACTTTGTTGAACGAAAAGTAATTGAAACCGTTGCAGCCAATTTCAGGAAGGGATTAATCACCAATAATCCAGGAGACCGATGGTATGTTCGACCTCTTGCCTATCGTGATATGCCCTTGGATAAGGATGGTCATCCTGTTCCCCACATGGGTGTTGCAAGCCTTGATTGCGATGTTATCTTTGAAATGAGCGTACGAAATGTTAGCCAGTATACGAGTGATACACCAGCATTTGTCTTGTTTCGTTTGCCTCCTTTGCTGAGACCAAAAAAAGCAAGAGCGTTTCAGGCACGGATGGGTGATTCCCTCTATGAACTCTGCCAGGGACATGACAATCTCAACGGCTCTCGGAAGGTCAGTGCAAACTATACCTTACTGGCAAGGATGAAAAACATGGCAAAACTGAATGGATTTGAAGATGGCTTATATGTCGATCCATCCCCAGATCAAAATTTAGGTGAGGGGGGAGGCATGAATGTCTACCTACTATTACTCGATGAAGAAGGTAGCCCTTTCCTCAAAACTCCTTCCACCGAGCTCCAGCATATCCTTCCAGGGACAAAGCGAGCGCTGTTTTTAGAACAAGCACGACGTCTTGGTGTTAGGGTTATTGATGATCAAAACGTTCCTAGTCACGACATTCGTCATGCACGAAGTATGCTCACCTCTGGTAGTTGGGCACGGGTGAATCCTGTGGGTTATCTTGCTGATTTTCCTACCGGAGAATACACTCGCCTTGATGGTTTTGTCAGCGAGGAAGCATTATATTTAGCGCGACAGAATAAAGCTCTTCTCCAACTTGGTGAGGTTGATTCACGTATTAAGCATCTTCAAGGAGAACCTCATCTGACGGTTGTTTCTCTCGATGAGCTTGTGAAAATAGCATAACCATAGATTATACCCTTTTAGGTAATAAAGAAAAAGTGCCTTCACGTGGTTGGTTGGGGGTGTGAACGTGAAGGCAAGAAATAAATGATCTTGCTCACGGAAGGTAAAAAATAAAAATCTTCACCAAGACGGTGAAGATCAAAACCTTCCTTTAAGGGAGGGGGGGTGATACAAAATGAATGTTAGTGTACAATCTCAATGCCCAGCTCGTCATCTACTGCCTGTGTTTCTGTATCTGCTGCACGAGCATGACGATCCTGTTTCCCCAGGATCCAGGGGGACTTTACTCCCGTAATAATGGTCATCACGCAGATCTTTCCCTTCATGTTCTCATCAATACGAGCTCCCCAGATAACGTTTGCGTCGTCATCTAACTTCTCAGTGACAAGCTCACCGATT
This sequence is a window from Candidatus Woesearchaeota archaeon. Protein-coding genes within it:
- the dph5 gene encoding diphthine synthase, producing MTLYLIGLGLYDENDISVRGRAIIKKCQHLYLEHYTSLLSCPVEKLEQVYGKSVKVANREMVEHHSRETILADAQKMDTAFLVVGDPLAATTHMSLYLEATAMGIPCIIVHNASVLTAVGITGLQIYKFGKVTSIPFSHEQVETPLRVLKDNLSLGLHTLFLLDLNLEEKKFVTISDALTYILKQSSILKTGQKKIFTKQTKSIGCARLGSDHPTIVYGTREELSTAPFGQPPYCLIVPGKLHFMEEEALELWKPKAIK
- a CDS encoding aminotransferase class IV, with the protein product MATYTEQTAHQEDRTLVYHQCSRLDGLFTRKELRERGHVPQHDTNALHYSGGWFEGIATENTPEYVVFPTLHANAQRAVQSAEFLFMTPPPANRARLIYDWVREQHGEAYHEMLAAQEHEKGQRSYTLQPLKPWDEGTLIFRDFTPDFVERKVIETVAANFRKGLITNNPGDRWYVRPLAYRDMPLDKDGHPVPHMGVASLDCDVIFEMSVRNVSQYTSDTPAFVLFRLPPLLRPKKARAFQARMGDSLYELCQGHDNLNGSRKVSANYTLLARMKNMAKLNGFEDGLYVDPSPDQNLGEGGGMNVYLLLLDEEGSPFLKTPSTELQHILPGTKRALFLEQARRLGVRVIDDQNVPSHDIRHARSMLTSGSWARVNPVGYLADFPTGEYTRLDGFVSEEALYLARQNKALLQLGEVDSRIKHLQGEPHLTVVSLDELVKIA